One window of the Desulfocurvibacter africanus subsp. africanus DSM 2603 genome contains the following:
- a CDS encoding response regulator — protein sequence MAYDVNMQVLVVDDFPTMRRIMKDILRQLGFQNIVEAEDGVMAWEILGKQPIDFIVADWNMPKMTGIELLRKVRQSKDYQNMPFLMVTAEAQQENIIEAVQAKVSNYVIKPFTADILEQKIAKIFA from the coding sequence ATGGCCTATGATGTAAATATGCAGGTGCTCGTTGTGGACGACTTCCCCACCATGCGCCGAATCATGAAGGATATCCTGCGTCAGCTCGGCTTCCAGAACATCGTCGAGGCGGAGGATGGAGTCATGGCCTGGGAAATCTTGGGAAAGCAGCCCATCGATTTCATCGTCGCCGACTGGAACATGCCCAAAATGACCGGCATCGAGTTGCTGCGCAAGGTTCGCCAGAGCAAGGACTACCAGAATATGCCTTTTCTCATGGTCACGGCCGAGGCCCAGCAGGAAAACATCATCGAGGCGGTTCAGGCCAAGGTCTCCAACTACGTCATCAAGCCGTTCACTGCCGACATACTCGAGCAGAAGATTGCCAAAATCTTCGCCTAG
- a CDS encoding tRNA dihydrouridine synthase: MMHQLPFAPNAPWLAPLAGFSDLPFRLLCRELGAAVTVTEMISARGLVYDSRNTQPILATDSADSPLVAQLFGSEPKFMGQATDMLLARGFTWFDLNCGCSVPKVVKTGSGAALMKDPDLLLAVAKAMVERASPFRVGVKMRLGWNPSGENYLEVAKALEQAGVGWLTLHPRYAQQGFSGQADWAAVARLRQSVSIPVLASGDLFTAEDAVRCLQETGASGVMFARGALRDPAVFMRLQAALNGGQASVPSLAWIIRRHVQLIHEHGLPSRELLKMRTIVPRYVRHIDGCKELRQRLVMCSSWEELEHIVRDIERIEACPLV; the protein is encoded by the coding sequence ATGATGCACCAATTGCCTTTCGCTCCCAATGCGCCGTGGCTCGCGCCCCTGGCCGGCTTTTCGGACCTGCCCTTCCGCCTGCTCTGCCGCGAACTGGGCGCCGCTGTCACCGTGACCGAGATGATCAGCGCCAGGGGTCTGGTCTACGACAGCCGTAACACCCAGCCAATCCTGGCTACCGATTCCGCTGACTCGCCCCTGGTCGCGCAGCTCTTCGGCTCCGAGCCCAAGTTTATGGGCCAGGCCACGGATATGCTGCTGGCGCGTGGCTTCACCTGGTTCGACCTCAACTGCGGCTGCTCCGTGCCAAAGGTGGTCAAGACGGGCAGCGGCGCGGCACTCATGAAGGACCCTGACCTGCTCCTGGCCGTAGCCAAGGCCATGGTCGAGCGCGCGAGTCCGTTTCGCGTGGGCGTGAAGATGCGCCTGGGCTGGAATCCTTCCGGGGAGAACTACCTGGAGGTCGCCAAGGCCCTGGAGCAGGCGGGCGTCGGTTGGCTGACCCTGCACCCGCGCTATGCGCAGCAAGGCTTCTCCGGCCAGGCGGATTGGGCTGCGGTTGCCCGTCTGCGCCAAAGCGTGTCCATCCCGGTGTTGGCCAGCGGCGATCTGTTCACGGCCGAGGACGCCGTGCGTTGTTTGCAGGAGACCGGGGCCAGCGGGGTCATGTTTGCCCGCGGCGCTCTGCGCGACCCCGCCGTGTTCATGCGCCTGCAAGCAGCGCTCAACGGAGGCCAGGCTTCCGTGCCGAGCCTGGCCTGGATCATCCGCCGCCACGTGCAGCTCATTCACGAGCATGGCCTGCCTTCGCGCGAGCTGCTCAAGATGCGCACCATCGTGCCGCGCTACGTACGCCACATCGATGGTTGCAAGGAGTTGCGCCAGCGTCTGGTGATGTGTTCCTCCTGGGAGGAGCTGGAGCACATTGTACGGGATATCGAACGGATTGAAGCCTGCCCGCTCGTATGA
- a CDS encoding FliA/WhiG family RNA polymerase sigma factor, which translates to MVTSNSSGKKFCSRNSPWLELDSGQTRWENFASQDREEIVRHYGPKIKIMALRLKAKLPQTVELGELMSAGSLGLMEALQKFNPELRIKFETYAESRIKGAMLDELRRMDWYSRGLRQRLRLMEHTVREIEQETGRPATVQEIAKRTGLSEKDVDMGLEMLQNQLCLSLDAISECVASVSDAGVDGDPYQSAAFQELIDKITLLIDELTPREKLVLSLYYGEELNMRETANVMEITEGRVSQLHSQALGKLRKLFKDQYNLDAY; encoded by the coding sequence ATGGTAACATCAAATTCTTCTGGAAAAAAATTCTGTTCCAGGAACAGTCCGTGGCTTGAGCTGGACTCCGGACAGACGCGTTGGGAAAACTTCGCCTCTCAGGATAGGGAGGAGATAGTCAGGCACTATGGCCCGAAAATCAAAATCATGGCCTTGCGCCTCAAGGCCAAGCTGCCCCAGACGGTAGAGCTTGGCGAGCTCATGAGCGCCGGAAGCCTGGGACTCATGGAGGCCTTGCAGAAGTTCAATCCCGAACTGCGCATCAAGTTCGAGACCTACGCCGAAAGCCGCATCAAGGGCGCCATGCTCGACGAGTTGCGGCGCATGGACTGGTACTCGCGGGGCCTGCGACAGCGCCTTCGGCTCATGGAACACACCGTACGCGAGATCGAGCAGGAGACGGGCCGGCCGGCCACGGTGCAGGAGATCGCCAAACGCACCGGTCTGAGCGAGAAGGATGTGGACATGGGCCTGGAGATGCTTCAAAATCAGCTCTGCCTGAGTCTTGATGCCATTTCCGAATGCGTGGCCTCCGTAAGTGATGCCGGCGTGGATGGCGACCCATATCAAAGTGCGGCATTCCAGGAACTTATTGACAAAATTACTTTGCTTATCGATGAATTGACCCCCAGGGAAAAACTGGTGCTCTCGTTGTATTACGGAGAGGAGCTGAACATGCGCGAAACGGCCAACGTAATGGAGATCACCGAGGGCCGCGTGTCCCAGCTCCACAGCCAGGCCTTGGGCAAACTCCGCAAGCTGTTCAAAGACCAGTACAATCTGGACGCTTATTGA
- a CDS encoding MinD/ParA family protein, translated as MASSFPLVFSVTSGKGGVGKTNISVNLAYCLSKLGKRVLLLDADLGLANVDVLLGLAPSLNLFHLFHEGARLDDIIYATPYGFPILPASSGVSEMLELSTGQKLELLESMDTLEDKLDYLIVDTGAGINENVLYFNLAAQEKLIVLTPDPTSLTDAYALIKVLKYNHGVERFKVLVNMAPSPSAAREVYIKLYRACDQFLSGVSLDLLGSVPFDPAVRQAVIRQQPFCHLLPQSEASASLRQAAERITTWEAATELDGNIKFFWKKILFQEQSVA; from the coding sequence ATGGCATCATCTTTTCCTTTAGTCTTTTCAGTTACTTCGGGCAAAGGCGGCGTGGGCAAGACGAACATTTCCGTCAATTTGGCCTACTGCCTGTCCAAGCTTGGCAAACGTGTGCTCCTGCTGGACGCCGACTTGGGCTTGGCCAACGTGGATGTCCTGCTCGGCTTGGCTCCGAGCCTTAACCTCTTCCATCTTTTCCACGAAGGGGCGCGGCTCGATGACATCATCTACGCCACGCCGTACGGCTTCCCCATCTTGCCCGCCTCCTCGGGCGTGAGCGAGATGCTGGAGCTGTCCACGGGGCAGAAGCTCGAACTGTTGGAGTCCATGGACACCCTGGAGGACAAGCTCGATTACCTCATCGTGGATACGGGAGCCGGCATCAACGAAAACGTGCTCTACTTCAACCTGGCCGCCCAGGAAAAGCTCATCGTGCTCACTCCGGACCCGACCTCGCTGACCGATGCCTACGCCCTGATCAAGGTGCTCAAGTACAATCACGGCGTGGAGCGATTCAAGGTCCTGGTTAACATGGCCCCAAGCCCGAGCGCCGCGCGCGAGGTCTATATCAAGCTCTACCGCGCCTGCGACCAATTCCTGAGCGGCGTGTCTCTCGATCTCCTTGGCTCCGTGCCTTTCGATCCTGCTGTCAGGCAGGCGGTCATACGACAACAGCCGTTCTGCCATCTGCTCCCTCAGAGCGAGGCAAGTGCGAGCCTGCGTCAGGCGGCAGAGCGTATCACAACATGGGAAGCTGCGACGGAACTCGATGGTAACATCAAATTCTTCTGGAAAAAAATTCTGTTCCAGGAACAGTCCGTGGCTTGA
- a CDS encoding flagellar basal body-associated FliL family protein — protein sequence MMPILLAADASTSPDKTDTSKPKAMLDPSSIQGQDQARSNQKVELDLDDAPFLDEPEEEEAPQEFFAEAQAEELTIAAPKPENALIKLLKDKKLRWLLLALLLLALLTLTTVKFILPVIELKEVAQVEVKPVPEEEVEEPAPPPPPTESEVQEFVLGLEPFWVEKVDAKGQVHFLHLKFAFTSLSPALENEVKIKALLLRDAIYYYLKNKDFEFLADTKNIEALKADLVSVLNQYLGNDQLDTIYVEKYLVQ from the coding sequence ATGATGCCCATCCTTCTGGCAGCAGACGCCAGCACCTCCCCGGATAAGACCGATACCAGCAAGCCCAAGGCCATGCTGGATCCAAGCAGTATTCAGGGCCAGGACCAGGCGCGGTCCAATCAGAAGGTCGAACTCGATCTGGATGACGCGCCCTTTCTCGATGAACCCGAGGAAGAGGAAGCGCCGCAGGAGTTCTTTGCCGAAGCCCAGGCCGAGGAACTGACCATTGCGGCGCCAAAGCCGGAAAATGCTCTCATCAAGCTGCTCAAGGACAAGAAGCTGCGCTGGCTGCTCTTGGCCTTGCTTCTGCTGGCGCTGCTCACCTTGACCACGGTCAAATTCATCCTCCCGGTGATTGAACTCAAGGAAGTGGCACAGGTTGAGGTCAAGCCCGTGCCCGAAGAGGAGGTCGAGGAACCCGCGCCCCCACCCCCACCCACGGAGTCCGAGGTCCAGGAGTTCGTCTTGGGCCTGGAGCCCTTCTGGGTCGAGAAGGTGGATGCCAAAGGCCAGGTGCACTTCCTTCATCTCAAGTTCGCCTTCACTTCCTTGAGCCCCGCTCTGGAGAATGAGGTCAAAATCAAGGCGCTGCTCCTGCGTGACGCCATCTATTACTATCTCAAGAATAAAGATTTTGAATTTCTGGCCGATACGAAAAACATAGAGGCTCTTAAGGCGGACCTCGTGTCGGTGCTCAACCAGTATTTGGGCAACGACCAGTTGGATACCATCTATGTAGAAAAGTACCTGGTCCAATGA
- the hypE gene encoding hydrogenase expression/formation protein HypE translates to MNDAKVLLDYGSGGRASHRLIGELLLSHFRSPELARLNDAAVLDLRGPVAVSTDSFTVDPIFFPGGDIGSLAVHGTVNDVAMLGARPLYLTCALILEEGLPMADLERIVASLGQAADAAGVAVVTGDTKVMPRGQADKIFINTTGIGQIMVETPPSGDRARPGDAILVSGSMGDHGLTILSQREGLAFDAPVESDSACLSHLILKLLEALPDIHVLRDPTRGGLATTLNEIAGQSRAGCLIEESSLPVKQAVKAGCSFLGLDPLYLANEGKFICILPEAQADAALSILRADPLGKDAARIGTVTAENPGKVVMRTPLGGHRMLSMLEGEQLPRIC, encoded by the coding sequence ATGAACGACGCCAAGGTTCTTCTTGATTATGGCAGCGGCGGCCGGGCTTCGCACCGGCTCATAGGCGAACTGCTCCTGAGTCACTTCCGGAGTCCGGAACTGGCCCGGCTCAACGACGCGGCCGTGCTGGACCTGCGCGGCCCCGTGGCCGTGAGCACGGACAGCTTTACTGTGGATCCCATCTTCTTTCCTGGCGGCGATATCGGCTCTCTGGCCGTGCATGGCACAGTCAACGACGTGGCCATGCTCGGCGCACGGCCGCTTTATCTGACCTGCGCGCTCATCCTGGAAGAGGGCCTGCCCATGGCCGACCTGGAGCGCATCGTGGCCTCCCTGGGCCAGGCTGCAGATGCGGCTGGCGTGGCCGTGGTCACGGGTGATACCAAGGTCATGCCGCGCGGTCAGGCCGACAAGATTTTTATCAATACCACAGGCATAGGCCAGATCATGGTCGAAACTCCGCCCTCTGGCGATCGCGCCCGTCCCGGCGATGCGATCCTGGTCAGCGGCAGCATGGGCGACCACGGGTTGACCATCCTGTCCCAGCGCGAGGGGCTGGCCTTCGATGCGCCGGTGGAGAGCGACTCGGCTTGTCTGAGCCATCTTATCCTCAAGCTTCTTGAGGCCCTGCCCGACATTCACGTGCTGCGCGACCCAACGCGCGGAGGCTTGGCCACGACGCTCAACGAGATCGCCGGTCAATCGCGCGCGGGTTGCCTCATCGAGGAATCCAGCCTGCCCGTGAAACAGGCCGTGAAGGCCGGGTGCTCTTTCCTGGGCTTGGACCCGCTCTACCTGGCCAATGAGGGCAAGTTCATCTGCATCCTGCCCGAAGCCCAGGCCGATGCCGCGCTGTCCATCCTGCGCGCCGACCCGCTGGGCAAGGATGCCGCGCGCATCGGCACGGTCACGGCCGAGAATCCCGGCAAGGTCGTCATGCGCACGCCTCTTGGCGGCCACCGGATGCTGTCCATGCTGGAAGGCGAGCAATTGCCCAGGATCTGCTGA
- a CDS encoding D-alanine--D-alanine ligase family protein — MRVLLIAGGWSNEREVSLSGAAKIHEALLRLGCKVTRLDPAERFDDILELASDSDFAFINMHGTPGEDGLVQAMLEQVDCPYQGSGPKASFLALNKACAKQVFARAGIPTPRWEYLPRRPQAGWSTKLRFPLFVKPNMGGSSLDLCRADNAEELTPAIERIFCRGETVLLEEGVNGQEVTSAILGEKALPLILIQPAGCAFFDYRCKYTQGGAKEICPAPIPERTARRVQELSMRAHKAMELRGYSRSDFMLEGDEPYILEVNTLPGMTPTSLVPQAAHEAGLDFDALIKRLMDLGLEAHGRKFEI, encoded by the coding sequence ATGCGTGTGCTTTTGATCGCGGGAGGCTGGTCCAACGAGCGTGAAGTCTCTTTGTCCGGCGCGGCAAAGATTCATGAAGCCCTGCTGCGGCTGGGCTGCAAGGTCACGCGCCTGGATCCCGCCGAACGCTTCGACGACATCCTGGAGCTTGCCTCGGACTCTGACTTCGCCTTCATCAACATGCACGGCACGCCCGGAGAAGACGGGCTCGTGCAGGCCATGCTGGAGCAGGTGGACTGCCCATACCAGGGCTCGGGCCCCAAGGCTTCCTTCCTGGCCTTGAACAAGGCCTGCGCCAAGCAGGTTTTCGCCCGCGCCGGCATTCCCACGCCGCGCTGGGAATACCTGCCTCGCAGGCCCCAGGCGGGCTGGAGCACGAAGCTGCGCTTCCCGCTGTTCGTCAAGCCGAACATGGGCGGATCGAGTCTGGACCTGTGCCGCGCGGATAATGCCGAGGAGCTGACCCCGGCCATTGAGCGCATTTTTTGCCGAGGAGAAACGGTCCTGCTGGAAGAGGGCGTGAACGGCCAGGAAGTCACCAGCGCCATCCTGGGCGAGAAAGCGTTGCCGCTCATTCTTATCCAGCCTGCCGGCTGCGCCTTTTTCGACTACCGCTGCAAGTACACGCAGGGCGGCGCCAAGGAGATCTGTCCCGCTCCCATCCCGGAGCGGACCGCCCGCCGCGTGCAGGAGCTGTCCATGCGCGCGCACAAAGCCATGGAGCTGCGCGGGTATAGCCGCTCGGACTTCATGCTCGAAGGCGATGAGCCCTATATCCTCGAAGTGAACACCCTGCCGGGCATGACTCCCACGAGCCTCGTGCCCCAGGCCGCACACGAGGCCGGGCTGGACTTCGATGCGCTCATCAAGCGGCTCATGGATCTGGGGCTGGAGGCCCATGGCCGCAAGTTCGAGATCTAG
- a CDS encoding HDIG domain-containing metalloprotein, protein MASPFPSRCRPEWRTPSDAECIGFWDIHGMPEHIRRHSQIVAEVATALTVRARELGAAVCVQTVRASALLHDLGKAYTIAFGGNHSQIGAAWASQLTGNPLISHGVLHHVHWPFEPDVERYFLPLAVLYADKRVRHDVIVSVTERFQDIAERYGLTEDIRDKILLTMENSIEVEQRLNEYLKVDLNACAFDRGRLVQRA, encoded by the coding sequence ATGGCCTCGCCCTTTCCTTCCCGCTGCCGCCCCGAGTGGCGCACTCCCTCGGACGCGGAGTGCATCGGCTTCTGGGATATTCATGGCATGCCTGAGCACATCCGCCGGCATAGCCAGATTGTGGCGGAAGTGGCCACCGCCTTGACCGTGCGCGCCCGGGAGCTGGGGGCCGCGGTCTGCGTGCAGACCGTGCGCGCCTCGGCCCTGCTGCACGACCTGGGCAAGGCCTATACGATCGCCTTCGGCGGCAACCACAGCCAGATCGGCGCTGCTTGGGCCTCGCAGCTTACGGGCAATCCGCTCATTTCTCACGGCGTCCTCCACCATGTGCACTGGCCCTTCGAGCCCGACGTGGAACGTTACTTCCTGCCCCTGGCCGTGCTCTATGCCGACAAGCGCGTGCGCCACGACGTCATCGTCTCCGTGACCGAGCGCTTCCAGGACATTGCCGAAAGATACGGCCTGACAGAGGACATCAGGGATAAGATTCTCCTGACCATGGAAAATTCCATTGAAGTGGAACAACGCCTTAACGAATACCTAAAGGTCGATCTCAATGCGTGTGCTTTTGATCGCGGGAGGCTGGTCCAACGAGCGTGA
- a CDS encoding chemotaxis protein produces MAQHNILLEAGTNELEIVEFYIDEQTPDGQSYKGYYGVNVAKVLEIIRQPTITEVPQVTHSSILGAFNQRSRIIPLVDLAIWLDKTRTEPLEPKVIVTEFNAVTTGFLVSGVTRIHRMSWESVEPPNRYVSSFSSDSITGVVKIDGRIIFILDLEKIVAEINPGMRMRLNAESRKGEGARYRAMVVDDSALIRNMLKSLLEGANFSVETAENGREGWDRLQGYKERADREGRDLPEFIQIVISDIEMPSMDGHSLTKRIKEDPELRRLPVVLFSSLISDKLRHKGEAVGADDQITKPQINELATRSKELIAERFGIPA; encoded by the coding sequence ATGGCCCAGCATAATATTCTTCTTGAAGCCGGCACCAACGAGCTTGAGATCGTCGAGTTCTACATCGACGAGCAGACTCCGGACGGCCAGTCCTACAAAGGCTACTACGGCGTCAACGTGGCCAAGGTCCTGGAGATCATCCGCCAGCCCACCATCACCGAGGTGCCGCAGGTTACGCATTCGTCCATTCTGGGCGCCTTCAACCAGCGCTCGCGTATCATCCCGCTGGTCGACCTGGCCATATGGCTCGACAAGACCCGCACCGAGCCCCTGGAGCCCAAGGTCATCGTCACGGAGTTCAACGCCGTGACCACCGGCTTCCTCGTTTCGGGCGTCACGCGCATTCACCGCATGAGCTGGGAGTCCGTGGAACCGCCAAACCGCTATGTCTCCTCATTTTCCAGCGACTCCATCACCGGCGTGGTCAAGATCGACGGCCGCATCATCTTCATCCTGGATCTGGAAAAAATCGTGGCCGAGATCAATCCGGGCATGCGCATGCGCCTGAATGCCGAATCGCGGAAAGGCGAAGGCGCGCGCTACCGGGCTATGGTCGTGGACGATTCGGCGCTCATTCGCAATATGCTCAAGTCACTGCTGGAGGGCGCCAACTTCAGCGTCGAGACCGCCGAAAACGGACGAGAAGGCTGGGATCGCCTGCAGGGCTACAAGGAACGTGCGGACCGCGAGGGTCGCGACCTGCCTGAATTCATCCAGATCGTCATCTCGGACATCGAGATGCCCAGCATGGACGGCCATTCCCTCACCAAACGCATCAAGGAGGACCCGGAGCTGCGCAGGCTGCCCGTGGTGCTCTTCTCCTCGCTGATATCGGACAAGCTGCGCCACAAGGGCGAGGCCGTAGGCGCGGACGACCAGATCACCAAGCCGCAGATCAACGAACTTGCCACACGTTCCAAGGAACTCATTGCCGAGCGCTTCGGCATCCCGGCGTAA
- the hypD gene encoding hydrogenase formation protein HypD — translation MNFLDKFRDPELCRRLLDLIHKESKGVRFMEVCGTHTVSIFQSGIHTLLPDNVVHLTGPGCPVCVTHDREVAAYLELAARPGVTIATFGDLMKVPGPKGRNLKTAQADGADVRVVYSPFDSLELARKLPDRQVVFLGIGFETTAPAVAATLKAAREQKLANFKVLPFHKLVPPALRGLLSDPEMRIEGFILPGHVSAVIGLDPYKFLGDDCGLPAAITGFEPLDLLQALLFLVRQKNTGGHEVVNQYRRVVADAGNPKAMQVMYEVFEPADALWRGIGTIPGSGLAIREEYAEHDAFRALDLTLPEVPPLPGCRCGEVLKGKMRPDQCPLFKKACTPATPVGPCMVSTEGSCAAYFKYQLDA, via the coding sequence TTGAACTTTCTTGATAAATTCCGCGATCCCGAGCTGTGCCGGAGGCTGCTGGATCTTATCCACAAAGAGTCCAAGGGCGTGCGCTTCATGGAAGTCTGCGGCACCCACACCGTATCTATCTTCCAGAGCGGTATCCATACTCTGCTGCCCGACAACGTGGTGCACCTGACAGGGCCGGGCTGCCCGGTCTGCGTGACTCACGACCGCGAGGTGGCGGCTTACCTGGAACTGGCCGCCCGTCCCGGCGTGACCATAGCCACCTTCGGCGATCTCATGAAAGTGCCGGGTCCCAAAGGCCGCAATCTGAAGACGGCCCAGGCCGACGGCGCCGACGTGCGCGTGGTCTACTCGCCCTTCGATTCCCTGGAACTGGCCCGCAAGCTCCCGGACCGGCAGGTGGTCTTCCTGGGTATCGGTTTCGAGACCACGGCTCCTGCCGTGGCGGCCACGCTCAAGGCCGCCCGCGAGCAAAAACTCGCCAATTTCAAGGTCCTGCCCTTCCACAAGCTCGTTCCTCCCGCCTTGCGCGGTCTGCTGAGTGACCCGGAAATGCGCATCGAGGGCTTCATCCTGCCCGGACACGTTTCGGCGGTCATCGGCCTCGACCCCTACAAGTTCTTGGGTGACGATTGCGGCCTGCCCGCGGCCATCACGGGTTTCGAGCCCCTGGATCTGCTTCAGGCCCTGTTGTTCCTGGTGCGTCAAAAGAACACCGGCGGCCACGAAGTGGTCAACCAGTACCGCCGCGTGGTTGCCGACGCCGGCAATCCCAAGGCCATGCAGGTCATGTACGAGGTCTTCGAACCGGCCGATGCCCTATGGCGTGGCATCGGGACCATTCCGGGCAGCGGCTTGGCTATTCGCGAGGAATACGCCGAGCACGACGCCTTCCGCGCCCTGGACCTCACCTTGCCCGAAGTGCCACCCCTGCCGGGCTGCCGTTGCGGCGAAGTGCTCAAGGGCAAGATGCGGCCCGATCAGTGCCCTCTGTTCAAGAAGGCCTGCACCCCGGCCACGCCCGTGGGGCCGTGCATGGTCTCCACCGAGGGCAGTTGCGCGGCGTATTTCAAGTACCAGCTCGATGCGTAG
- a CDS encoding YajQ family cyclic di-GMP-binding protein, with amino-acid sequence MPSFDIVSQVDQQELDNAVNNVRKEVETRYDFRNVTTVIDLNKKDKKISVLTGDEMKIKALKEMLAANCAKRKVDPKFLEWGKVEPTSKGQVKAEVKIVEGISKDMAKKIVKLIKDKGLKVQPSIQDEQVRVTGKKIDDLQEVIQMLKTTDLDLPLQYVNMKS; translated from the coding sequence ATGCCTTCGTTCGATATCGTCAGCCAAGTGGATCAGCAGGAATTAGATAATGCCGTGAACAACGTGCGCAAGGAAGTCGAGACCCGTTACGATTTCCGCAACGTGACCACGGTCATTGATCTGAACAAAAAAGACAAGAAGATCAGCGTGCTTACAGGCGACGAGATGAAGATCAAGGCGCTCAAGGAAATGCTCGCGGCCAACTGCGCCAAGCGCAAGGTGGATCCTAAGTTCCTGGAGTGGGGCAAGGTCGAGCCCACATCCAAGGGACAGGTCAAGGCCGAGGTCAAGATCGTTGAAGGCATTTCCAAGGACATGGCCAAGAAGATCGTCAAGCTGATCAAGGACAAGGGCCTCAAGGTGCAGCCGTCCATCCAGGATGAGCAGGTGCGTGTCACGGGCAAGAAGATCGACGATCTGCAGGAGGTCATCCAGATGCTCAAGACGACCGATCTGGATCTGCCCCTGCAGTACGTGAACATGAAGAGCTAG
- a CDS encoding HypC/HybG/HupF family hydrogenase formation chaperone translates to MCLAVPMEIEAINESVADVRVGEVRHQVRLDIIDEQPQVGDFVIVHAGFALRRIDREEGLATLKLFQEGLNLELS, encoded by the coding sequence ATGTGTCTTGCCGTGCCAATGGAGATCGAGGCCATCAACGAGAGTGTAGCCGACGTGCGCGTCGGTGAGGTGCGCCATCAGGTGCGCCTGGACATCATCGACGAGCAGCCCCAGGTAGGCGATTTCGTCATCGTCCATGCCGGTTTCGCCCTGCGTCGTATCGACCGCGAGGAGGGCTTGGCCACACTCAAGCTGTTCCAGGAAGGGCTGAACCTTGAACTTTCTTGA